Proteins from a genomic interval of Quercus lobata isolate SW786 chromosome 11, ValleyOak3.0 Primary Assembly, whole genome shotgun sequence:
- the LOC115968921 gene encoding 40S ribosomal protein S2-3-like, which translates to MAERGGAGGERGGFGRGFGGGRSRGDRGRGGRRRGRREEEEKWVPVTKLGRLVHSDKIRSLEQIYLHSLPIKEHQIVDKLCPGLKDEVMKIMPVQKQTRAGQRTRFKAFVVVGDNNGHVGLGVKCSKEVATAIRGAIILAKLSVIPVRRGYWGNKIGKPHTVPCKVTGKCGSVTVRMVPAPRGAGIVAARVPKKVLQFAGIDDVFTSSRGSTKTLGNFVKATFECLLKTYGFLTPDFWRETRFTKSPFQEHTDLLAKPTGKLVLEEPERNDA; encoded by the exons ATGGCTGAGCGCGGTGGAGCAGGAGGAGAGCGTGGTGGCTTCGGCAGAGGCTTCGGTGGAGGACGCTCCAGAGGCGACCGCGGGCGCGGTGGACGCCGCCGTGGGAGACGCGAGGAGGAGGAGAAGTGGGTGCCAGTCACAAAGCTTGGACGCCTCGTCCATTCCGATAAGATAAGATCCCTGGAGCAGATCTACCTCCACTCGCTCCCAATCAAGGAGCACCAGATCGTCGACAAGCTCTGCCCTGGTCTCAAGGACGAGGTCATGAAGATCATGCCCGTTCAGAAACAGACCCGTGCCGGTCAGAGAACTCGCTTCAAGGCCTTCGTCGTCGTCGGCGACAACAACGGCCACGTCGGGCTCGGTGTCAAGTGCAGCAAGGAGGTCGCTACTGCTATTCGTGGCGCTATCATTTTGGCTAAGCTCTCTGTCATTCCTGTCAGGAGAGGATACTGGGGTAACAAGATCGGTAAGCCTCATACGGTGCCCTGTAAGGTCACCGGAAAGTGTGGTTCCGTTACTGTTCGTATGGTTCCTGCTCCTCGTGGTGCCGGAATTGTGGCCGCTAGGGTTCCAAAGAAGGTGCTTCAGTTTGCTGGTATTGATGATGTCTTCACTTCCTCCAGGGGTTCCACTAAGACTCTCGGAAACTTTGTCAAG GCAACATTTGAATGTCTGCTGAAAACTTATGGCTTCCTTACACCTGACTTTTGGAGAGAGACCCGCTTCACAAAGTCTCCATTCCAAGAGCATACCGATCTGTTGGCAAAACCAACTGGTAAGCTAGTCCTGGAGGAGCCTGAGAGGAATGATGCTTGA